One region of Methanobrevibacter wolinii SH genomic DNA includes:
- a CDS encoding tRNA (N(6)-L-threonylcarbamoyladenosine(37)-C(2))-methylthiotransferase: MRVSIETFGCTYNKADSQIMAGVLAKNGMELVDNVEDADVIIVNTCYVKLPTESKVTNRIQKLQKTYPDKKVIVSGCMVEIDPEKIDKITKEGTSWIGPHQLDKTAEVVKAAYNGETLREDGLSKKSKVGVKKFSEDKKVHIIQICEGCMGKCTFCCTRLARGPLHSYPIADIKKEAKEAIENGCVEIELTAQDTAAFGHDTHEKLSTLIKEVASLDGDFRVRIGMMHPKNIFDDVDGIIEAFKLPKVYKFMHLPVQTGSDKVLKEMNRRHTISEYKDFVNKMRKAIPEITLATDIIVGYPTETDKDFNETIKLLREIKPSIVHLSKYQHRKGALSSSLKAIPFELMKKRSKKLTQIISEITKEENDHLLGQTLETLIVEKGSKGGYIGKTNSYLPVVVQEAKMGSFVNVKIVETTSTYLIGEIVD, translated from the coding sequence ATTCGAGTATCTATTGAAACATTTGGATGTACTTATAATAAAGCAGATTCTCAAATTATGGCAGGTGTTTTAGCTAAAAATGGTATGGAACTTGTAGATAATGTAGAAGATGCTGATGTTATTATTGTAAATACTTGTTATGTTAAACTTCCAACAGAAAGTAAAGTAACAAATAGAATTCAAAAATTACAAAAAACTTATCCAGATAAAAAAGTTATTGTTAGTGGATGTATGGTTGAAATAGACCCTGAAAAAATAGATAAGATTACTAAGGAAGGTACATCATGGATTGGACCACATCAATTAGATAAAACTGCAGAAGTTGTTAAAGCAGCTTATAATGGTGAAACACTTAGAGAAGATGGTTTATCTAAAAAATCTAAAGTTGGAGTTAAAAAATTTAGTGAAGATAAAAAAGTTCATATTATTCAAATATGTGAAGGATGTATGGGTAAATGTACTTTTTGTTGTACTCGACTTGCTCGTGGACCATTACATAGTTATCCCATAGCTGATATTAAGAAAGAAGCAAAAGAAGCTATTGAAAATGGTTGTGTTGAGATTGAACTTACTGCTCAAGATACTGCAGCATTTGGTCATGATACTCATGAAAAATTATCAACTTTAATTAAAGAAGTGGCTTCTTTAGATGGAGATTTCAGGGTACGTATTGGAATGATGCATCCTAAAAATATTTTCGACGATGTTGATGGAATAATTGAAGCATTTAAATTACCAAAGGTATATAAGTTCATGCATTTACCAGTACAAACTGGAAGTGATAAAGTACTTAAGGAAATGAATCGTCGTCACACAATTTCAGAATATAAAGATTTTGTTAATAAAATGCGTAAAGCTATTCCAGAAATTACTCTTGCAACTGATATTATTGTAGGATATCCAACAGAGACTGATAAAGATTTTAATGAAACAATTAAATTACTTCGAGAAATTAAACCAAGTATTGTTCATTTATCTAAATATCAACATAGGAAAGGTGCTTTATCTTCATCACTTAAAGCAATTCCTTTTGAACTTATGAAAAAAAGATCTAAAAAACTTACTCAAATCATTTCTGAAATTACAAAAGAAGAGAACGATCATCTTTTAGGTCAAACTTTAGAAACACTTATTGTAGAAAAAGGATCTAAAGGAGGATATATTGGAAAAACTAATTCTTATCTTCCTGTAGTTGTTCAAGAAGCTAAAATGGGTAGTTTTGTAAATGTTAAAATAGTAGAAACTACAAGTACTTATTTAATTGGAGAAATAGTTGATTAA